Below is a window of Equus quagga isolate Etosha38 chromosome 1, UCLA_HA_Equagga_1.0, whole genome shotgun sequence DNA.
CTGTGACCCACGTAAGTTAACCAATCTTATGGCCAATCTCAGCATGGTGAGACTGCAAAAGAAATGGAATCCATCACCAAATGTCTTAAAGTATACTACATATCTTTATGGAGATTTTCAAGAGTGACCGAGGAAAAGTCACAGAACACCAGCATCAAAGCTGgccatttacttatttgttcccttttctctaatCTACTTTTGTGTTATCTATTTAAATATCTCCCATATCTATCTCCAAAATCTCTAGTACgcactgctttctttttcattgccTTATCTCCTCTCTCTAAAActgtccttttttatttctttcttagagACAGTCCAAGCCCTTTTTTGATCAGTTTATTccatttaaattaattcatatCCACTCATTACTCTGTACAGTCCAATAAAGACCCAACATACAGGGCCGGccgatggtgcagcagttaagtatgcacgttctgctttggcggcccagggttcaccggtttggatcccgtgtgaggacatggcactgcttggcacgtcatgctaTGGTAGAtgtctaaagtagaggaagatgggcatggatgttagctcagggccagtcttcctcagcaaaaagtggaggattggcagcagttagctcagggctaatcttcctcaaaaaaaaaaaaaaagacccaacatACTATCAATGTAAACAAAGGGTTCAGGTTAGAATGAAGGGGAGACGGAAAAGCTGtgaatattctttaatattttgacCCCCAAGTTATGTGTCAGTCGGTATTCCATAAGACTGTATGTTCCTAGATcatgttttggttttcatttccatGTTGCTTAGTTTTTTGATATCGCCAATAGTCAGCATAATGCCTGAGACAAaataggtgttcagtaaataccAGTTGATTGAATAATTGAGTGAAGGCATAaatgaccaaatgaatgaatggaaaactCATATGCTACAGGAAATTTATGTAACTGCAAAAATACCTAATTTGTGACGATCTAAACCCATTATCACCATGTTCTCAGAGAACTGTGCAATCAACTTCTTTAGAaacttaagtaattttttttctcatttaacagtAACAATGGTTTTCACTAAAAGACGCCACTGCTCATCTATTGAAGCCCAAGAGAGACCAAATTCCCCCATCAGTGGGGTATCTGCACAAAGCCTCACATTGCTTCAGACACCTCTGCAGAGAAGTGTGCTTGCCAGTCTGCAGCCCAAAGAAAATCAGCCTCGGgaaaaatagtttcctttttctgctcttgTCTGTCTATTCCACAGACACAGGCCAGGGACCTAACGCCCTAAAGTGCTCACCCTTGCCCTCTATATAAGCAAAGACTACCCCATTATGAATTATTTAACGTTGAGTTTGTATAGCACTCTGCCCCTAACAAGGCACTTTCTACTTTATCTTCCTAAGAAGGATATGAGACTAGAAAACTGATCACATAGAGAATAAGAGGTTAAGCCAGTTACAGACATTACAGAACTCATCATTCCAGAGTTAAACTAAATTCTGTTATCCGTGAGAACTTGGTGGTTTGCAAGAGAAACATTTTACCCCTAaatttccatcccttttctcctTAATCCAGTCATGAAAGGAAAATGTGCACCTTAGATTTCTCTCACATTTAAATACCAAGAACGGAAAAATGAAGATTTCAGGAATTAATGGTACCACCAActcttatatttattttggaatttccaGGTGAGAACTAGTCCTACCATCAGagtaaaggaatttttttaaaaagtagcattcACCTTCCCTCTGAGGAGCATTTCCGACACAGTATATTCTTCACAGCTGCCTTCACGTCTTTGTTCCTCAAACTATAGATGAGGGGATTGAGCATAGGTGTCACAACTCCGTAGAAGAGAGAGATGATTTTGTCTGTGACTTGTACTTTGTCCGCACCAGAAGAGTCTTTAGCCTTGGGTTTTGCATACATGAAGAGGATGGTTCCATAGAATATAACCACCACTGTTAGGTGGGcggagcaggtggagaaggctttgcgCCTTCCCTCTGCAGAAGGAATCCTCAGGATggtgaagagaatgaaaacatagGAAACAACAATGAAAAGTACTGGGACCACAAGAAAAATCATATTAGCAACAACCATGCTAAGAACATTTATGGAGACATCAGCACAGGCCAATTTCAAGACAGCCAAGATTTCACAAGTAAAATGATTAATGACATTATCTCCACAGAAAGGAAGTCGCATTGCAAGAGAGGTTTGCAACACAGAATTGACACCCCCTGCAATCCAGGACCCAGAGACCATGGGCACATATGAAGCCTTGC
It encodes the following:
- the LOC124227031 gene encoding olfactory receptor 13C7-like, producing the protein MGKSNQSSVTEFVLLGLSGYPELEAIYFVLVLYMYLVILLGNGVIIIVSIYDSHLHTPMYFFLSNLSFLDICYTSSSIPLFLSSFLTSKKTISFSGCGVQMFFSFAMGATECVLLSMMAFDRYVAICNPLRYPIIMSKASYVPMVSGSWIAGGVNSVLQTSLAMRLPFCGDNVINHFTCEILAVLKLACADVSINVLSMVVANMIFLVVPVLFIVVSYVFILFTILRIPSAEGRRKAFSTCSAHLTVVVIFYGTILFMYAKPKAKDSSGADKVQVTDKIISLFYGVVTPMLNPLIYSLRNKDVKAAVKNILCRKCSSEGR